One region of Peribacillus simplex genomic DNA includes:
- a CDS encoding RDD family protein, with amino-acid sequence MSDSVGFWKRFLAGFLDFLIVTLPLSIIFGLITSDWDNENFSTFVNFLYLLIIPILWYGYTVGKRILGIRIVRVNGKKLGIGTMLMRNFVATLVYAVTLGIGYIVSAFMVGLRKDHRSIHDFIAGTYVTSNKP; translated from the coding sequence ATGAGCGATTCAGTAGGCTTTTGGAAACGTTTTTTAGCAGGATTTTTGGATTTTTTAATAGTAACTTTACCATTATCGATAATTTTCGGGTTGATTACCAGTGATTGGGATAACGAAAACTTTTCAACGTTTGTCAACTTTCTTTACTTGCTGATTATCCCGATACTATGGTATGGCTATACAGTGGGTAAAAGGATTTTGGGTATACGCATAGTTAGGGTGAACGGTAAAAAATTAGGCATAGGCACAATGCTAATGAGGAATTTTGTTGCTACTTTAGTTTATGCCGTTACATTAGGGATAGGGTATATTGTCAGTGCATTCATGGTTGGCTTAAGAAAAGATCATAGATCTATACATGATTTCATAGCTGGTACATACGTGACATCAAATAAACCATGA
- a CDS encoding transposase, whose amino-acid sequence MKRTKTSGYKLVQKLRRIWCEGSFGTMKIKHNLYKTYKRGIQKIHEQCLCVGIKLKTNHKSNELATKK is encoded by the coding sequence ATGAAAAGGACAAAAACAAGTGGTTACAAACTGGTTCAAAAACTAAGAAGAATCTGGTGTGAAGGCTCATTTGGCACCATGAAAATAAAGCACAATTTATATAAGACATATAAGAGGGGCATTCAAAAAATCCATGAACAATGCCTCTGCGTTGGCATTAAACTTAAAACGAATCATAAAAGTAATGAACTAGCTACAAAAAAGTGA
- a CDS encoding sugar ABC transporter ATP-binding protein — MAVNEMSLKGQQILKKPVLNMTGISKTFSSVTVLNNVRMELYPGEVHALMGENGAGKSTFMKILAGIHTPDDNGGKIYLKGQPILWKDPTDARNKGISVIHQELNLSPNLTISENILMGSNFPRNGLGMVKWDEVHERAQEVLDSMGSNLNPRQLVSTLSVAQQQMVEIARALSFNAEVLIMDEPTASLTDKEIKKLFEIIDDLKKQGVAIVYISHRMEEIFKISNRFTVLRDGEWIASGPIEETNPDHLVKLMVGRDLKDLFNRSKAFGTKNPKEVSPVLELKNVSDNTIVKNVSLKIYPGEIVGLAGLVGAGRTELVRTIFGLSELKSGEILVDGQSVKIKSSIDAIANRIAHVPESRKEQGLFLSMSVKENIIMAELKKHAKAGIVNWKQANESANQYIDDLNIKIASPEQQVSNLSGGNQQKVVIARWLSIAPKVLLLDEPTRGVDIGAKTEIHKIVSKLADEGLAVLMISSELPEVLGVSDRILVMSEGRLTGELSKEEATQEKIMRLATIGGREK; from the coding sequence ATGGCTGTCAATGAAATGTCGCTTAAAGGCCAACAAATTCTAAAAAAGCCAGTGTTGAATATGACAGGGATTAGTAAAACGTTCTCAAGTGTAACCGTATTGAACAATGTGAGAATGGAACTTTATCCAGGTGAAGTACATGCATTAATGGGAGAGAATGGCGCTGGAAAGTCAACTTTCATGAAAATCCTCGCAGGCATTCATACACCTGATGACAATGGTGGGAAAATCTACTTGAAAGGTCAACCAATTTTATGGAAGGACCCTACTGATGCAAGGAACAAAGGAATTAGTGTTATTCATCAGGAGTTAAACCTTTCTCCTAATTTAACAATAAGTGAAAATATCTTAATGGGTTCGAACTTTCCTAGAAATGGTTTAGGAATGGTGAAATGGGATGAGGTCCATGAACGTGCCCAAGAGGTGTTAGATTCAATGGGGTCGAATCTAAATCCACGCCAATTGGTTTCGACCTTAAGTGTTGCTCAACAACAAATGGTCGAGATCGCCCGAGCATTATCCTTTAATGCAGAGGTACTCATAATGGATGAACCAACCGCCTCTTTAACAGATAAAGAAATAAAAAAGCTGTTTGAAATAATTGATGATTTGAAAAAGCAGGGAGTTGCTATTGTATATATCTCTCACAGAATGGAAGAAATCTTTAAAATTTCTAATAGGTTCACTGTATTACGTGACGGCGAATGGATTGCAAGTGGGCCGATTGAAGAGACAAATCCTGATCATCTCGTAAAGCTGATGGTAGGAAGGGATTTAAAGGACTTGTTTAATCGGTCAAAAGCTTTTGGCACAAAAAATCCAAAGGAAGTTTCACCTGTACTTGAATTGAAAAATGTTTCTGATAACACGATTGTAAAGAATGTATCTTTAAAAATTTACCCAGGTGAAATTGTTGGTTTAGCGGGGCTTGTTGGAGCTGGCAGAACAGAATTGGTTAGGACCATTTTCGGTTTGTCCGAGTTGAAAAGTGGCGAAATATTGGTTGATGGTCAATCTGTTAAAATCAAATCCTCAATAGATGCTATCGCTAATAGGATTGCACATGTACCTGAAAGCAGGAAAGAACAAGGGTTATTTTTATCAATGTCCGTAAAAGAGAACATCATAATGGCTGAATTGAAAAAACACGCTAAAGCAGGAATTGTTAATTGGAAGCAAGCAAATGAAAGCGCTAACCAATATATTGATGACTTAAATATAAAAATAGCTTCCCCAGAACAGCAAGTATCAAACTTAAGTGGTGGGAACCAACAAAAAGTAGTGATCGCTAGGTGGCTATCAATTGCACCAAAGGTATTACTACTTGATGAACCAACACGAGGGGTTGATATAGGTGCCAAGACTGAAATCCACAAAATTGTGTCAAAGCTTGCAGATGAAGGATTGGCCGTTTTAATGATATCCTCTGAACTTCCTGAAGTATTGGGGGTAAGTGATCGAATACTTGTCATGAGTGAAGGAAGGTTAACAGGCGAGCTTTCGAAGGAAGAAGCTACACAGGAAAAAATTATGCGTTTAGCTACCATAGGGGGGAGAGAGAAATGA
- a CDS encoding ABC transporter permease, with product MIMILLVLCVVLSFTAPNFLDTANLLNVLKQVSIIAILAAGMTIVILTGGIDLSVGATVALSGVISVMVSSAGVNPIIAMLSGVLVGYAVGLINGFLTAKAKLPAFIVTLGSFTYVRGLAYVISGGYPIVLQNETFKFIGGGSIFGIPTPIYIMSLVYVVMFFVLKYTMFGRHIYAIGGNEEAARLTGIKVEKSLINVYSISGLLAGLGGVVLAGRLFSGQPTAGQMYELDAIAAVILGGTSLTGGKGKIIGTIIGVLIMGVISNGLTLMDVNYYWQLVVKGGVIVAAVLLDRLRGNSPA from the coding sequence ATGATCATGATTTTATTAGTATTGTGTGTAGTACTTTCATTTACAGCACCAAATTTTTTAGATACAGCCAATTTATTGAATGTATTAAAACAAGTTTCCATTATTGCTATTTTAGCTGCTGGGATGACAATCGTTATTTTAACTGGTGGTATTGATTTATCAGTTGGTGCAACAGTTGCTCTATCTGGCGTTATCTCAGTCATGGTCTCTTCTGCAGGAGTTAATCCTATAATTGCGATGTTATCAGGCGTACTAGTAGGGTATGCAGTAGGACTGATTAATGGGTTTCTTACAGCCAAAGCAAAGTTACCAGCATTTATTGTCACACTAGGCAGCTTCACATATGTTCGTGGACTCGCTTATGTCATTAGTGGCGGTTATCCAATTGTTTTACAAAACGAAACATTTAAATTCATCGGTGGTGGAAGTATTTTCGGAATTCCCACTCCTATTTATATCATGTCTTTAGTATATGTTGTGATGTTTTTTGTTCTTAAATATACGATGTTCGGTCGTCATATTTATGCGATTGGTGGCAATGAAGAGGCAGCTCGGTTAACTGGAATTAAGGTTGAAAAGTCTTTAATCAATGTGTATTCGATTAGTGGTTTACTAGCTGGTTTAGGAGGAGTCGTTTTAGCGGGAAGGTTGTTTTCTGGACAGCCAACTGCTGGTCAAATGTATGAGTTAGACGCAATTGCTGCTGTTATTCTAGGAGGAACAAGTTTAACAGGTGGAAAAGGGAAAATAATAGGAACAATTATTGGGGTTTTAATTATGGGGGTAATCAGTAATGGGTTAACTCTAATGGATGTCAACTATTATTGGCAGTTAGTTGTAAAAGGTGGAGTCATTGTGGCAGCCGTTCTATTAGATCGATTGCGCGGAAATAGTCCAGCATAA
- a CDS encoding carbohydrate kinase family protein translates to MNKTNRAVICVGELLIDFYCTDIDVNLMEGNHFLKKAGGAPANVAAAISRLGGEASLIGKVGNDPFGLFLIETMKEVGVDTSMIVIDDLAPTTLAFVSLQANGERDFVFNRGADRNLTEDNLYLDRLSGAKIIHFGSATAFLENPFKTTYLKAMEFAQNRGIFLSFDPNFRHDLWKNRVAEFIRLARKGISMADFVKVSEVELELITGKMDKYDGIAMLHHLGAKIVAVTLGWEGTLLSNGSGMSVINSVEVNSIDSTGAGDAFVGAALFQFANLESYDTILSDFSKLKEIILFANKVGAVVCTKVGAISSLPNEEDIYKI, encoded by the coding sequence ATGAATAAAACAAACCGCGCAGTCATATGCGTTGGGGAGCTTTTAATCGATTTTTATTGTACAGATATTGATGTTAATTTAATGGAAGGTAATCATTTTCTAAAGAAAGCCGGGGGTGCACCAGCGAATGTCGCAGCTGCTATTTCAAGGCTAGGTGGGGAAGCGAGTCTTATTGGAAAAGTAGGAAATGACCCATTTGGATTATTTTTAATAGAAACGATGAAAGAGGTGGGGGTTGATACATCGATGATTGTTATTGACGATTTAGCACCAACTACTTTAGCATTTGTTTCTTTACAAGCAAATGGTGAAAGGGATTTTGTATTCAATAGAGGAGCGGATCGAAATTTAACAGAGGATAACTTATACCTAGATAGATTAAGTGGTGCAAAGATCATTCACTTTGGATCTGCAACTGCATTTCTGGAAAACCCTTTTAAAACAACTTATTTAAAGGCAATGGAATTTGCACAAAATAGGGGGATATTTCTATCGTTTGACCCTAACTTCCGACATGATTTATGGAAAAATAGAGTGGCTGAATTTATTCGTTTAGCCAGAAAGGGTATATCAATGGCTGACTTTGTAAAAGTAAGCGAAGTAGAGCTTGAACTAATCACGGGAAAAATGGATAAATATGATGGAATAGCAATGCTCCATCATTTAGGGGCAAAAATAGTGGCTGTTACCCTTGGATGGGAAGGCACTCTTCTTTCAAATGGAAGTGGAATGAGTGTAATAAACAGCGTCGAAGTAAATTCAATTGACTCAACTGGTGCTGGTGATGCATTTGTCGGTGCTGCTTTATTTCAATTTGCAAATCTTGAGTCCTATGACACAATTCTTAGTGATTTTAGTAAACTTAAAGAGATCATTCTTTTTGCAAATAAAGTAGGTGCCGTCGTGTGTACGAAGGTAGGAGCGATTTCTTCTCTACCAAACGAAGAGGATATATATAAGATTTAG
- a CDS encoding ABC transporter substrate-binding protein yields the protein MKKYVKILGILVLTFVIAAMTACSGASESSNGSTDGNEGQKGNKQLTIGVAVGSLANPFFVSMAKGAEEAGKELGAEVLVESAEYDLAKQADQIENFITKKVDIILLNAVDTKGIAAAVQQAKAADIPVVAVDTNAEGGVDATVTSDNYQAGKLAGEYVIEKLGGKGKIVIIDGPPVSAVSDRIQGFEDAIKDSEIKVIAKQNGEGNREKALTVMESILQANSSGSIDAVFAINDPAAIGVEIAQEQANRKNEFFIVGVDGAPEATEAMAKEGSTIAATSAQSPSNMIKKAVEIGMKVKNGEEVEELIKVPVEIVTQDTLDSYQGW from the coding sequence ATGAAAAAATATGTAAAAATTCTAGGAATACTAGTTTTGACTTTTGTAATTGCCGCGATGACGGCATGTAGCGGGGCTAGTGAATCATCAAATGGTTCAACAGATGGTAACGAAGGACAAAAAGGTAACAAACAATTAACGATCGGTGTAGCGGTGGGGAGTTTAGCAAACCCATTCTTCGTCTCCATGGCTAAAGGTGCTGAAGAAGCAGGAAAAGAATTAGGTGCTGAAGTTCTAGTTGAAAGCGCTGAATATGATCTAGCAAAACAAGCAGATCAAATTGAAAACTTTATTACGAAAAAGGTAGATATCATTCTTTTAAATGCTGTTGATACAAAAGGAATTGCGGCAGCTGTTCAACAGGCCAAAGCTGCTGATATTCCAGTAGTTGCTGTAGATACTAATGCTGAAGGTGGTGTCGATGCAACTGTTACTTCAGACAACTATCAAGCTGGTAAACTGGCCGGAGAATATGTGATTGAAAAATTAGGTGGAAAAGGAAAAATAGTTATTATTGATGGACCTCCTGTTTCGGCTGTATCTGATCGTATTCAAGGATTTGAAGATGCAATAAAGGATTCCGAAATTAAAGTTATCGCGAAGCAAAATGGAGAAGGGAATCGCGAAAAGGCATTAACGGTGATGGAAAGTATTTTACAAGCTAATTCATCAGGCTCTATTGACGCTGTATTTGCGATTAATGATCCAGCAGCAATTGGTGTTGAAATTGCTCAAGAGCAAGCGAATCGTAAAAATGAATTTTTCATTGTCGGAGTGGACGGTGCTCCTGAAGCCACAGAAGCAATGGCAAAGGAAGGAAGTACAATTGCTGCAACTTCAGCTCAGTCACCTAGTAACATGATCAAAAAAGCTGTTGAAATCGGAATGAAAGTGAAAAATGGTGAAGAAGTTGAGGAGCTTATTAAAGTTCCAGTTGAGATTGTAACTCAAGATACATTAGATTCTTACCAAGGTTGGTAA
- a CDS encoding DeoR/GlpR family DNA-binding transcription regulator gives MLITERHQLILKLLKEKGNVKIHELVELTNTSESTLRRDLDQLEKQNYLKRVHGGASLLHSKRDEPSVFEKITQNLEEKAKIAKYAAELILDGDCVYLDAGTTTYQMIKHLRQKDIVVITNGIDHLEALLENEICTYFIGGFVKKITKATVGRYAYESIKKYRFDKCFMGANAIHYNFGLTTPDPEEAQIKERAIFLSREAFVLADHTKFGEVSFSKFADLNQTKVITNEESTITLGKYKEKTEIIIVRD, from the coding sequence ATGCTTATTACGGAACGGCATCAATTAATTTTAAAGCTGTTAAAAGAAAAGGGGAATGTTAAGATTCATGAGCTAGTAGAATTAACAAATACTTCAGAATCTACTTTGCGTCGTGATCTAGATCAATTAGAAAAGCAGAACTACTTAAAACGAGTACATGGTGGAGCTTCACTTTTACATAGTAAACGAGACGAACCAAGTGTGTTTGAGAAAATAACGCAGAACCTTGAGGAAAAAGCTAAGATAGCAAAATATGCGGCAGAACTAATTTTGGACGGCGACTGTGTTTATCTTGATGCTGGAACAACAACGTATCAGATGATCAAACATTTAAGACAAAAAGATATCGTTGTCATTACAAACGGAATTGATCATTTAGAAGCATTACTTGAAAATGAAATATGTACATATTTTATTGGTGGGTTTGTTAAAAAGATTACTAAAGCAACAGTTGGACGTTATGCATACGAAAGTATAAAAAAATACAGATTTGATAAGTGTTTCATGGGTGCGAACGCTATTCATTATAATTTTGGATTGACTACCCCAGATCCAGAAGAGGCGCAAATAAAAGAAAGAGCCATTTTTTTGTCACGTGAGGCCTTTGTATTAGCAGATCATACAAAATTTGGAGAAGTATCATTTTCTAAGTTTGCAGATTTAAACCAAACAAAAGTTATTACGAATGAAGAAAGTACAATAACGTTAGGAAAATATAAGGAGAAAACGGAGATAATTATTGTGAGGGATTGA
- a CDS encoding ABC-F family ATP-binding cassette domain-containing protein, translated as MITVNNVGLRYGDRKLFEDVNIKFTPGNCYGLIGANGAGKSTFLKILSGEVEAQSGDVHMGPGERLAVLKQDHFAFEEEEVLKVVIMGHERLYEVMQEKDAIYMKENFTDEDGMKAAELEGEFAELNGWEAEPEASILLKGLGIAEDLHTKKMAELNGGDKVKVLLAQALFGKPDVLLLDEPTNHLDLKAIKWLEEFLINFENTVIVVSHDRYFLNKVCTHIADLDFGKIKVYIGNYDFWYESSQLALKLTQDANKKKEEKIKELQNFIARFSANASKSSQATSRKKLLDKISLDDIQPSSRRYPYVGFTPEREIGNDLLRVDGISKTIDGIKILDNVSFTMNKGDKIAFVGKDEIAKTTMFKILAGEIEPDSGSFKWGVTTSQAYFPKDNAEFFEGVDLTLVDWLRQYSPNDQSESFLRGFLGRMLFSGDEVTKKASVLSGGEKVRCMLSKMMLSGSNVLMLDEPTNHLDLESITALNNGLISFKGSMIFSSHDHQFIQTVANRIIELTPKGTIDKQISYDEYLENSQLQKQVAEMYK; from the coding sequence ATGATTACTGTAAATAATGTTGGTTTACGCTATGGAGATCGTAAACTGTTTGAAGATGTTAATATAAAATTCACGCCTGGTAACTGCTACGGTCTGATTGGTGCAAATGGGGCAGGTAAATCGACGTTCTTAAAAATCCTTTCCGGTGAAGTTGAAGCACAATCCGGTGATGTCCATATGGGGCCTGGCGAACGCCTTGCCGTTCTAAAACAAGATCACTTCGCTTTTGAAGAAGAAGAAGTCCTTAAAGTTGTCATTATGGGACATGAAAGATTATACGAAGTCATGCAAGAAAAAGATGCCATCTATATGAAGGAAAACTTCACGGACGAAGACGGAATGAAAGCCGCCGAACTTGAAGGTGAATTTGCCGAATTAAACGGCTGGGAAGCTGAACCTGAAGCTTCCATCCTCTTAAAGGGCCTTGGCATTGCAGAAGACCTTCATACAAAGAAAATGGCCGAATTGAACGGTGGGGACAAAGTTAAAGTATTGCTTGCCCAAGCACTATTCGGTAAACCGGATGTTCTTTTACTGGATGAGCCTACCAACCACTTGGACTTAAAAGCGATCAAATGGCTGGAAGAGTTCTTAATCAACTTCGAAAACACTGTTATCGTAGTTTCCCATGACCGGTACTTCCTTAACAAAGTTTGTACACATATCGCGGATCTCGATTTCGGTAAAATCAAAGTTTATATCGGTAACTATGACTTCTGGTATGAATCAAGCCAGCTTGCCCTTAAACTGACTCAAGATGCCAATAAGAAAAAAGAAGAAAAAATCAAAGAGCTTCAAAATTTCATCGCCCGTTTCAGTGCCAATGCATCCAAATCGAGCCAGGCGACATCCCGTAAGAAATTATTGGACAAAATCAGCTTGGATGACATACAGCCTTCTTCGCGCCGCTATCCATATGTCGGCTTTACACCTGAGCGTGAAATCGGGAACGACCTGCTTCGTGTAGATGGAATCTCGAAAACGATCGATGGCATAAAAATATTGGATAACGTCAGCTTCACGATGAATAAAGGTGACAAGATTGCATTTGTCGGTAAAGATGAGATTGCTAAAACAACCATGTTCAAAATCTTGGCAGGTGAAATCGAACCGGATAGCGGCTCATTCAAATGGGGCGTTACGACCTCTCAGGCATATTTCCCTAAGGATAATGCCGAATTCTTTGAAGGTGTCGATTTAACACTAGTCGATTGGCTCCGTCAATATTCTCCTAATGACCAGAGCGAGAGCTTCCTGCGCGGTTTCTTGGGCAGAATGTTATTCTCTGGTGATGAAGTCACCAAAAAGGCAAGTGTCCTTTCAGGGGGCGAAAAAGTCCGCTGTATGCTTTCTAAAATGATGTTAAGCGGTTCGAACGTCCTTATGCTTGATGAACCTACTAACCATCTAGACTTAGAGTCGATTACGGCGCTGAACAACGGTTTGATCAGCTTTAAAGGATCGATGATCTTCTCCTCTCATGATCATCAGTTCATCCAAACTGTGGCGAACCGTATCATTGAACTTACACCAAAAGGAACAATCGATAAGCAAATTAGTTATGATGAGTACCTTGAAAATAGCCAATTGCAAAAACAAGTGGCAGAAATGTATAAATAA
- a CDS encoding glycoside hydrolase family 32 protein, producing MDGKSGTSTEDAFVMSGQTGDNFFYEANIEISGEKGGNGAGSLFFRADPNATNGYMANIDALNDTIKIMKIENGDISILAEKTINLDTDKRYHLKASTHGKNIKISLDGNLIHDVNDSTFSSGHFGLNVWNSSTLFQDVQVGKNIMTNEKEVTNHDFETGDLTGWTTIEGNAFTKDHVTNVPSYWGGDFGHQGNYHLWGFTDLQKGDDATGELHSSYFKLGGSGEINFLLGGGNGINNRYVSLVRASDDQELIRQANTNFKEEKYQKYVWDASKYIGEVLYIKAVDKATGGWGHINMDDVNVYNEGAMPNEVDQVAKEPEKGDSKESGILTDWSAVSGEWIPSTHGSNGGIWECPTLIELPIDGDPSKTKWVLQVSINDGAPAGGSGMQYFVGTFDGKTFKNENPSDQVLWTDYGADYYAAVDWSGIEGKNGEKYWIGWMSNWLYANHTPTSTWRSSTTLPRKLELTQTEEGLRLKQTPVSLKTIRDKSEKISYKNKVISGESNLLSKLSEDSFEMIAEFDVDDIKATEFGFQVRKGATEYTTIGYDVATKQLFVDRSNSGSFDYGNNVVGKHDGPLHALNGTVKMHIFIDRSAVEVFGNKGETVISDQIFPDPSSKGLQIYSKGGEVTLKSLKIYPLKSIWKR from the coding sequence ATGGATGGAAAAAGTGGAACCTCTACGGAGGATGCTTTTGTAATGAGTGGTCAAACAGGGGATAACTTTTTTTATGAAGCAAACATTGAGATATCTGGGGAAAAAGGTGGCAATGGAGCCGGCTCGCTCTTTTTTCGTGCAGATCCTAATGCAACAAACGGTTATATGGCGAATATCGATGCTTTAAACGATACAATAAAAATCATGAAAATCGAAAATGGAGACATATCCATTCTAGCTGAAAAAACAATAAATCTAGATACAGATAAAAGGTACCATTTAAAAGCAAGCACCCATGGAAAAAACATTAAAATTTCTTTAGATGGAAATCTCATTCATGATGTAAATGATTCAACTTTTTCGTCAGGACATTTTGGCTTAAATGTTTGGAATTCATCCACGTTATTCCAAGATGTTCAAGTTGGTAAGAACATCATGACAAATGAGAAGGAAGTTACTAATCATGACTTTGAGACAGGTGATCTAACTGGGTGGACTACAATCGAAGGTAATGCTTTCACAAAAGATCATGTGACAAATGTACCATCATACTGGGGAGGGGATTTCGGCCACCAAGGAAACTACCACCTATGGGGGTTTACTGATCTTCAAAAGGGAGATGACGCAACAGGTGAACTGCACTCCTCATATTTTAAACTAGGTGGCTCTGGAGAAATCAACTTTCTGTTGGGCGGTGGTAATGGTATCAACAACCGCTATGTTTCGTTAGTGAGAGCCTCTGATGATCAAGAATTAATTCGACAAGCCAATACCAATTTTAAAGAAGAAAAATATCAAAAATACGTCTGGGATGCGTCTAAATACATTGGAGAAGTGTTATATATTAAAGCTGTAGACAAAGCTACAGGTGGTTGGGGTCATATAAACATGGATGATGTTAATGTTTATAATGAAGGGGCCATGCCAAATGAAGTAGACCAAGTTGCCAAAGAGCCTGAGAAAGGCGATTCGAAAGAAAGCGGCATCCTTACAGACTGGTCTGCTGTTTCTGGAGAGTGGATACCTTCTACTCATGGTAGTAACGGAGGGATTTGGGAATGTCCTACTCTAATCGAATTACCAATTGATGGTGACCCTTCAAAAACAAAATGGGTACTACAGGTAAGCATTAATGATGGCGCTCCTGCAGGCGGGTCAGGTATGCAATATTTTGTAGGTACCTTTGACGGGAAAACGTTTAAAAATGAAAACCCTTCCGATCAAGTGTTATGGACTGACTACGGTGCAGATTATTATGCCGCAGTTGATTGGAGCGGAATTGAAGGGAAGAATGGCGAAAAATATTGGATTGGCTGGATGAGTAATTGGCTATATGCAAATCATACACCAACTTCGACTTGGAGAAGTTCAACGACATTGCCAAGAAAGTTGGAGCTAACTCAGACAGAAGAAGGTTTACGTTTAAAACAAACACCAGTTTCTTTAAAAACCATTCGAGATAAGAGTGAAAAAATTTCATATAAAAATAAAGTCATATCTGGTGAAAGTAATCTCCTATCCAAACTATCAGAAGATTCATTTGAAATGATAGCTGAGTTTGATGTAGATGATATAAAAGCAACTGAATTCGGCTTTCAAGTTCGTAAAGGAGCAACTGAATATACGACTATTGGCTATGATGTTGCCACCAAACAATTATTCGTAGACCGTTCAAATTCAGGAAGCTTTGATTATGGGAACAATGTGGTCGGTAAGCATGACGGACCGTTACATGCATTAAATGGGACTGTGAAAATGCATATTTTCATTGACCGATCTGCTGTAGAAGTGTTTGGAAACAAAGGTGAAACGGTTATTTCTGATCAAATTTTCCCGGATCCATCAAGTAAAGGATTACAAATTTATAGCAAGGGTGGAGAAGTTACATTAAAGTCTTTGAAAATATACCCTTTAAAGAGTATATGGAAAAGATAA